The nucleotide sequence TCCTCGCCGTACATGGCGGTCGACTCGAAGCCCACCCAGGACCAGAAGGCGAAGAAGAGTCCCAATCCGGCGCTGGCGCCGACGATGCCGGCGGCCGGGGTGAAGGCGCCGACGGGGTTGAGCGTCTCGGCGACGGCGAAACCGGTCTCGGGGTTGCCGCCGCGGAACAGCACGGCCAGCGCGCCGAGGGACAGCATGATGATCTCGGTGATGAGGAAGACACCGAGCACCTTGGCGGTGAGGTTCACGTCGAAGTAGGTGAGGACGCAGTTGAGGACCAGCATCAGCAGCGCCGGGATGAGCCAGTTGACGGTGATGCCGAACACCGACGAGGCGAAGTCGGCGAAGAAGTAGGAGAAGATGCCGATCAGCGAGCCCTCGAACACGATGTAGGCCATCGTGATGATGAGGCCGCTGGCCATGCCGAGCACCTTGCCGAGGCCGTGCGAGATGTAGCCGTAGAAGGCGCCCGTGGCGGTGATGTGCTTCGCCATGGTCGCGTAGCCGATGGCGAACAGGCCCAGCACGATGGTGGCGACCAGGTAGCCAGCCGGCGCGTGCGAACCATTTCCGAAGCCAACCGCGATCGGGACGTTGCCGACCATGGCGGTGATGGGCGCGGCGGTGGCGACCGCCATGAAGATGACCCCGACGGTTCCGACGGCGTTGCGCTTGAGCCGTTGGACGGAGTCACCTGTGTTTTCGTCGCGCGACACGACTTGATCGGTCATAGAGCGGGAACCTTCCAGGCGAACGGTGAGAGCCCGGTGTGGCATCTGCCACACTGCGGAACCTCCGTATATTGGCACTACCAATAGGGCCCTGCAACCGGAACGGCAACCATTGACACAAATGGTTGACCATTCCTAGGGTGACTGGCGTCGCAGCACGACGCCCCACCCGACCTAGGAGACGGATGCACGACTACGGCACGTTCTCGTTCGAGTCGAAGGCGCAGGTCCTCGAACTCGCCAAGCGGTACTGGAATCCGGACAAGACCCAGTTCTGGACCGACGCCGGCGTCGACCTCGTCATCGACCGCCGGGAGGACTACTTCCTGTGGGACGTGGACGGTCGGCGCCTGATCGACATGCACCTCAACGGCGGCACCTACAACCTCGGCCACCGCAACCCGGAGATCGTCGCGGCGCTCATCGACGCGATGGGCCGGTTCGACGTCGGCAACCACCACTTCCCGTCGGTGGCCCGCACGGCGCTGGCGCAGCGGCTCGTGGAATCCGCGCCGGCGTCGATCTCCAAGGTGGCCTTCGGTTCCGGCGGCGGCGAGGCCATCGACATCGCCCTCAAGAGCGCCCGGCACGCCACCCAGCGCCGCAAGATCGTCTCGATCGTCAAGGCGTACCACGGCCACACCGGCCTGGCGGTCGCCACCGGCGACGACCGATTCTCCAAGCTCTTCCTCGCCGACCGCCCCGACGAATTCGTGCAGGTGCCGTTCGGCGACGTCGACGCGATGGAGCAGGCGCTGCGCGGCGGTGACGTGGCCGCGGTCATCATGGAGACGATTCCCGCCACGTACGGATTCCCGCTTCCCCCAGCCGGTTACCTCGAGGCCACCAAGCAGCTGTGCGAGCGCTACGACGCGCTCTACATCGCCGACGAGGTGCAGACCGGTCTGATGCGGACCGGCGAGATGTGGGGCATCACCAAGCACGGCATCGAACCGGACATCCTGGTGACCGGCAAGGGCCTGTCCGGCGGCATGTATCCCATCACCGCCGCCCTGCTCGGCGACCGTGCCGCGCAGTGGCTGGATCAGGACGGCTTCGCCCACATCTCGACGTTCGGCGGCGCCGAACTCGGCTGCGTGGCGGCCATCAAGACCCTGGAGATCACCAGTCGGCCCGAGGTCCGCGAGTCGGTGCACCGCATCACCGACTTCTTCGCCGACGGCCTGGCCCGCATCCAGGCCGATCAGCCGGACTGGTTCGTCGGCATCCGGCAGAACGGCGTGGTGATCGGGCTGGAGTTCGACCATCCCGAGGGCGCGAAGTTCGTGATGCGCGAGCTGTACGAGAACGGCGTCTGGGCGATCTTCTCCACGCTCGATCCCCGTGTGCTGCAATTCAAGCCGGGCCTGCTGCTGAGCCAGGAACTGTGCGCCGACGTGCTCGACCGGGTGGCCACCGCCGTCGCGCGGGCCCGCACCGCGGTGCCGTCGGGGGTCTGACGTGCGCGCCGCCCGAGGAGAAGGCAAGGTGGATCCGTGTCCGACGTGAAGACTCCGTTCGTCGCCGACGACGTCGCGGTCGCCGAGGCCGCGCTGACGTCCTACGACCTCTCGCCCGATTCGACGCTGCGGCTGCTGAACCTCTCGGAGAACGCCACCTACGAGGTGATCGAGCCCGGCGGTGACCGGTCGATCCTGCGGGTGCACCGCCGGGATTACCACCGCCCACACGAGATCGCCGCCGAACTCGACTGGCTCGACGCCCTGCGTCGCGACAGCGACGTCACCGTGCCGACGGTGCGCCCCGCGCGCGACGGGCGGCGCCTGGTGACCGTCGAGCACGACGGCGTACCCCGCCACGTCGTGCACTTCGACTGCGTCACCGGAAGTGAGCCCGACGAGGGCAGCCTGACCGCCGACGACTTCCACACCCTCGGGCGCATCACCGCGGCGCTGCACGACCACGCGCGGTCCTGGTCCCGGCCGGACGGCTTCGGCCGCTTCGCGTGGGACTGGCGCCACAGCCTCGGTGACGAACCGCGTTGGGGCCGTTGGCAGGACGCGCACGGCGTCGGCGAGTCCGAACGCGTCGTCCTCGACCGCGCCGTCGAACTGCTCGGCCGCAAGCTGGCCGACTACGGCAGCGGACCGGACGTCTTCGGCCTGGTGCACGCCGACCTACGGCTGGCCAACCTGCTGGTCGACGGAACCGGGCCGGATCGGACCATCACCGTCATCGACTTCGACGACTGCGGATTCGGCTGGTACTTCTACGACTTCGGCACGGCGGTGTCGTTCTTCGAAGACGATCCGGCGGTACCCGAGTGGCAGGACGCCTGGGTCACCGGCTACCGCACGCGCCGGCCGCTGCCCGCGTCCGACGAGGCGATGCTGCCGTCGTTCGTCCTGCTGCGCCGCATGCTGCTCCTCGCATGGATGGGCACGCACAGCCACTCCCGCGAATCCCAGGCGATGGCGGTGTCGTACGCCGAGGGCAGCTGCGCGCTGGCCGAGCGCTATCTCACCTTCGACGGCCAACGGCTGGCCTGAGAACGCCGACATCCTCGACAGGAAGGCACCACCGAAGTGTTCACGTCTCTGCAGGGCCGCTCGGCGGTCGTCACCGGCGGCAGCAAGGGCATCGGCCGCGGCATCGCCGAGGTGTTCGCCTCGGCGGGCGTCGACGTCGTCGTCACCGGCCGCAACCAGGCCGACCTCGATGCGTGCGTCGAGGCCCTCGCCGGCCTGCCCGGCACGGTGTCGGGCGTCGCCGCGGACGTGGCGAGTCCCGAGGACTGCCGCCGCGTCGTCGAGACCGCCGTCGAACGGCACGGCGGCCTCGACGTCGTCTGCGCCAACGCGGGCATCTTCCCGTTCGGCCGCCTGGCGGACCTGACGCCCGACGACCTCGAGCAGGTGCTCGGCGTCAACTTCAAGGGCACCGTCTACATCGTGCAGGCGGCGCTGGACGCGCTGGCCGCCAGCGGACACGGCCGCGTGATCGTCACGTCGTCGATCACCGGCCCGGTGACCGGCTACCCCGGGTGGTCGCACTACGGCGCCAGCAAGGCCGCCCAGCTGGGCTTCATCCGGACCGCGGCGATGGAACTGGCGCCCAAGAACATCACCGTGAACGCGGTGCTGCCCGGCAACATCCTCACCGAGGGATTGCTGGGAAATGGCCAGGATTACCTCGACCAAATGGCGAAGTCCATTCCGGCGGGCCGGCTCGGCAGCGCGGCCGACATCGGCAACGCCGCCCTGTTCTTCGCCACCGACGAGGCCGCCTACGTCACCGGTCAGACGCTGATCGTCGACGGTGGGCAGATCCTGCCGGAGTCGCCGGACGCGCTCGCCGAGATGTGACGGCCGGCACGTCGGCTGCACTAGAATTGGTCATACCAAATGACGCGCACCGGGGAGGACGACGTGGCCACGCCATCGGAGGAGTTGCGGCGCCAGATCGTCGACGACGTGAACGCCGGTGTGGCCGGAACCAAGCTGGGCAGTGAGCGCGAACTCGCCGAGCGCTACGGCACCAGCCGGTCCAGCCTCCGGCAGGTGCTGGCCGCGCTCGAGGAGGCCGGCCTCGTCGATCGCGTGATCGGCCGCGCGGGCGGGATCTTCATCAGCCACGCGCAGGTGCAGCGCAGCCTCTCCGACGTCGTCGGCGTGCCCGCCTTCCTGGCCAACCAGGGCTACGTCGCGGGCACCCGGGTGCTGTCGACGAAGCTGACGGCGCCGAATCGCGCCACCCAGCAGGCGTTGCGGATCGGCGCCGAGGACGTCGTCGTCGAGATCCAGCGCCTCCGCCTCGCCGACGGGTCGCCGATCTCGTTGGAACTGGCGTCCTTTCCCGCCGAGAGGTTCCCCGGTCTGCTCGAGCAGCAGCTCGGCGGGTCGATCTACGAGATCCTCGAGAGCCGGTACGGATTGGTGACCTCGCGGGCCGACGAACACATCGAGGCGGTCAATGCGACGCCGGAGGAGGCGACGCTGCTCGGCGTCAAGCAGCGCTCCGCCCTGTTGCTCATCACCCGGATCGCCTACGACCAGCACGGGACGCCGTGCGAGTACTCGCGGGATCTGTTCCGCGGTGACCGCACTCGGCTGGCGGTCACCGTGCAGGGTCGCGGTCTAGGCGTGCAGGCTGCGGTGGACACCGCGTCGGTGGCGTTGCAGAGCCAGACCAAGGCCAGCTGAGCGGCGGCCCGGGTGACCCAGGGCGCGGGCAGGTTCGCCCCCAGTCCCTCGGCGGACCTGCACATCGGCAACCTGCGCACGGCCGTGCTGGCGTGGTTGTTCGCCCGCTCGACGGGCCGTCGCTTCCTGGTCCGCGTCGAGGACCTCGACGACCGTACGTCCAACGACGTCGCGGACCGCCAGCTCGCCGCCCTCGCGGCGATCGGGCTGACGTGGGACGCTCCGCCGGAGTACCAGAGCGCGCACGCGCAGCGGTACGCCGCCGTGGTGGCCGACCTCGATGCACGCGGCCTGGTATTCGAATGCTTCTGCAGCAGAAGGGACATCCTCGCCGCGCCGCGGGCACCGCATGCTCCCGAGGGGGCCTACCCGGGGACCTGCCGCCTGCTCACCGCCGAACAGCGCGCCGAACGTGCCGCGGCGGGCCGCCCACCCGCACTGCGGCTGCGCTCGGCCGTCGACTCCGCGACGGTCACCGACGTCCTGCACGGCCCGTACACCGGAGTCGTCGACGACTTCGTGCTGCGCCGCGGAGACGGCGTCTACGCCTACAACCTCGCCGTCGTGGTCGACGACGCCGCCCAGGGCATCGACCAGGTGGTCCGCGGGGACGACCTGCTCCCCTCCTCGCCACGGCAGGCGTACCTGGCAACGCTGCTCGGCCACCGGCCACCGGTCTACGCGCACGTGCCGCTCGCGCTCAACGCCGAGGGCAAGCGGCTGGCCAAGCGCGACGGCGCCGTCACGCTGGCCGACCTCGGCGTCGAGCGGACGCTGCACCTCATCGCCACGTCACTCGGCTTCTCCAGCCGCACGGTCGCGGGCATGCTCGACGAATTCGATCCCGCCGCGTTGCCGCGCGAGAGCTGGGTATATCGCCCCGCGTGAGCAGAACGCTGTGCCGCCGCCCGGATCCTTGCTAGCGTCCGCCGGTGCGCCTACGAAGATCGCTGCTCGCCGTCCTGGTGGTCGCCCTGCTCGCGGGGTGCGGCTCCTCCGGGAGCGGCAGCGAGGACCCGATCGCCTCGGCCGGGGTGCTGCGCGTCGGCACCGAGGGCGTCTACGCGCCGTTCAGCTATCACGATCCCGCGTCCGGCCAGCTCGTCGGCTACGACGTCGACGTGGCCAGGGCCGTCGGCGAGAAGCTGGGCGTCCGCGTCGATTTCGTCGAAACCCCGTGGGACTCCATGTTCGCCGCCCTGGAGGCCAACCGGTTCGACGTCGTCGCCAACCAGGTGACCATCAACCCCGAGCGGCAGGCGAAGTACGACCTTTCGCAGCCCTACACCGTCGGGGAAGGGGTGATCGTCACCCGCGCCGACGACGACTCCATCACGAACCTGGCCGACGTCAAGGGCAAGACCGCCGCCGAGAACGCCACCAGCAACTGGTCGCAGATCGCCCGTGACGCCGGCGCCCGCGTCGAGGCCGTGGAGGGCTTCACCCAGGCGATCACCCTGCTGAACCAGGGCCGCGTCGACGTCGTGATCAACGACAGCATCGCCGTCTACGCCTACCTCGCCGAGACCGGCGACACCAGCGTCAAGATCGCCGGTCAGGTGGGCGAGAAGAGCGAGCAGGGGTTCGCGGCCCGCAAGGACAGCGGCTACCTCCCCGAACTGAACCGCGCCCTGGACGAGCTGCGCGCCGACGGGACGCTGACGTCGATCTCCCAGAAGTACCTGCGCGCCGACGCCACCGGCGGTGCACCGCAGGCCGGCGGCCCACCGCAGGCCGGTCCCGGCCCGCCGGGCGGGGCACAGGAGCCGCCTGCGGTGCGCTCGGCGTGGCAGCTGATCGCCGACAACCTGTGGCCGCTGGCCAAGGCCGCGTTGACGATGACGATCCCGCTCACCGTCATCAGTTTCGTCGTGGGCCTGGTGATCGCGCTCGCCGTGGCGCTGGCGCGGCTGTCGTCCAACGTCGTGCTCAGCAACGTCGCCCGTTTCTACATCTCGATCATCCGCGGGACGCCGCTGCTGGTGCAGCTGTTCATCGTGTTCTTCGCACTCCCGGAGTTCGGGGTGCGTATCGACCCGTTCCCCGCCGCGGTGATCGCGTTCAGCCTCAACGTCGGCGGCTATGCCGCGGAGATCATCCGCTCGGCGATCCTCAGCATCCCGAAGGGTCAGTGGGAAGCCG is from Mycolicibacterium grossiae and encodes:
- a CDS encoding class-III pyridoxal-phosphate-dependent aminotransferase; this translates as MHDYGTFSFESKAQVLELAKRYWNPDKTQFWTDAGVDLVIDRREDYFLWDVDGRRLIDMHLNGGTYNLGHRNPEIVAALIDAMGRFDVGNHHFPSVARTALAQRLVESAPASISKVAFGSGGGEAIDIALKSARHATQRRKIVSIVKAYHGHTGLAVATGDDRFSKLFLADRPDEFVQVPFGDVDAMEQALRGGDVAAVIMETIPATYGFPLPPAGYLEATKQLCERYDALYIADEVQTGLMRTGEMWGITKHGIEPDILVTGKGLSGGMYPITAALLGDRAAQWLDQDGFAHISTFGGAELGCVAAIKTLEITSRPEVRESVHRITDFFADGLARIQADQPDWFVGIRQNGVVIGLEFDHPEGAKFVMRELYENGVWAIFSTLDPRVLQFKPGLLLSQELCADVLDRVATAVARARTAVPSGV
- a CDS encoding phosphotransferase enzyme family protein — protein: MSDVKTPFVADDVAVAEAALTSYDLSPDSTLRLLNLSENATYEVIEPGGDRSILRVHRRDYHRPHEIAAELDWLDALRRDSDVTVPTVRPARDGRRLVTVEHDGVPRHVVHFDCVTGSEPDEGSLTADDFHTLGRITAALHDHARSWSRPDGFGRFAWDWRHSLGDEPRWGRWQDAHGVGESERVVLDRAVELLGRKLADYGSGPDVFGLVHADLRLANLLVDGTGPDRTITVIDFDDCGFGWYFYDFGTAVSFFEDDPAVPEWQDAWVTGYRTRRPLPASDEAMLPSFVLLRRMLLLAWMGTHSHSRESQAMAVSYAEGSCALAERYLTFDGQRLA
- the fabG gene encoding 3-oxoacyl-ACP reductase FabG, with the protein product MFTSLQGRSAVVTGGSKGIGRGIAEVFASAGVDVVVTGRNQADLDACVEALAGLPGTVSGVAADVASPEDCRRVVETAVERHGGLDVVCANAGIFPFGRLADLTPDDLEQVLGVNFKGTVYIVQAALDALAASGHGRVIVTSSITGPVTGYPGWSHYGASKAAQLGFIRTAAMELAPKNITVNAVLPGNILTEGLLGNGQDYLDQMAKSIPAGRLGSAADIGNAALFFATDEAAYVTGQTLIVDGGQILPESPDALAEM
- a CDS encoding GntR family transcriptional regulator, which translates into the protein MATPSEELRRQIVDDVNAGVAGTKLGSERELAERYGTSRSSLRQVLAALEEAGLVDRVIGRAGGIFISHAQVQRSLSDVVGVPAFLANQGYVAGTRVLSTKLTAPNRATQQALRIGAEDVVVEIQRLRLADGSPISLELASFPAERFPGLLEQQLGGSIYEILESRYGLVTSRADEHIEAVNATPEEATLLGVKQRSALLLITRIAYDQHGTPCEYSRDLFRGDRTRLAVTVQGRGLGVQAAVDTASVALQSQTKAS
- the gluQRS gene encoding tRNA glutamyl-Q(34) synthetase GluQRS; this translates as MTQGAGRFAPSPSADLHIGNLRTAVLAWLFARSTGRRFLVRVEDLDDRTSNDVADRQLAALAAIGLTWDAPPEYQSAHAQRYAAVVADLDARGLVFECFCSRRDILAAPRAPHAPEGAYPGTCRLLTAEQRAERAAAGRPPALRLRSAVDSATVTDVLHGPYTGVVDDFVLRRGDGVYAYNLAVVVDDAAQGIDQVVRGDDLLPSSPRQAYLATLLGHRPPVYAHVPLALNAEGKRLAKRDGAVTLADLGVERTLHLIATSLGFSSRTVAGMLDEFDPAALPRESWVYRPA
- a CDS encoding ABC transporter permease subunit (The N-terminal region of this protein, as described by TIGR01726, is a three transmembrane segment that identifies a subfamily of ABC transporter permease subunits, which specificities that include histidine, arginine, glutamine, glutamate, L-cystine (sic), the opines (in Agrobacterium) octopine and nopaline, etc.); this translates as MRLRRSLLAVLVVALLAGCGSSGSGSEDPIASAGVLRVGTEGVYAPFSYHDPASGQLVGYDVDVARAVGEKLGVRVDFVETPWDSMFAALEANRFDVVANQVTINPERQAKYDLSQPYTVGEGVIVTRADDDSITNLADVKGKTAAENATSNWSQIARDAGARVEAVEGFTQAITLLNQGRVDVVINDSIAVYAYLAETGDTSVKIAGQVGEKSEQGFAARKDSGYLPELNRALDELRADGTLTSISQKYLRADATGGAPQAGGPPQAGPGPPGGAQEPPAVRSAWQLIADNLWPLAKAALTMTIPLTVISFVVGLVIALAVALARLSSNVVLSNVARFYISIIRGTPLLVQLFIVFFALPEFGVRIDPFPAAVIAFSLNVGGYAAEIIRSAILSIPKGQWEAAETIGYHYVGALRRIILPQAARVAVPPLSNTLISLVKDTSLASTILVTELLRQAQIVAAPTFEFFALYGTAAIYYWVICLVLSFGQARVEHRLERYVAK